The genomic DNA TTCTCGAGGGCCGCCGCCCGGGCCAATCGTGCCACCGATTGGAGGGCGAAGGAATGGCCCGCCGGATCTTGGAGAGCCGCCGCGGCGTCTTTCCAGTTCTGCTGGCCCGAAAAGGCGCTGCCGAGACGAAGACCGACCACGTCTTTCAAGGGCCGCGGCGGATTCAGTTTTTCCACCCTTTGCCAGGCGCTCAAGGACTCGCCGCTAGGAGCCTCATCGGCCTTCCAGTAATCGAGCGACAAGGTGTTCATCTTTTGTCCGATCCGATACTGGTAGAGGGTATAGGCTCCGAAGGCCAGGAGAGCGGCTCCGACCAAGGCCCAAAGCTTCATCTGATGCTTGAGGAAGTAGCGGGTCAAATGATCGAAGAAAGAGATGAACTCGTCGGGTCGGGCCGCTTTGGCCTTGGGCGGACGGTTGTATTGGGGCACGTTTTTCTCCTCAGGCCTTCTTGAATGGTTCCGGATAGAGTGAGCTCAGCTTGACGACTTTGGCGCTGTCGCCCGAGCCGAGCAAAAGATCGATGTCGCCCGCCAACTCCCAGAGGACTTGGCGGCAAATTCCGCAAGGGACCACGTCGGGATCTTCCTGGGCGGTGATCGCCATCGCCGCGAATTCAGCCTCGCCTTCGCTGACCGCCTTGAAGATCGCCACCCGCTCGGCGCAGATCGAGGCGCCGAAGCTGGCGTTCTCGACATTGCAGCCGCTGTAGATCTTTCCGCTGCGGGTCAGCAGGGCCGCTCCGACATGATAGGAGGAATATGGCGCATAGGCTTTGGCCATGGCCTCGGTTGCCCGAATTTTCAGCTCTTCGCATCCGCTCATCGTCCGGTGCTCCCGAATCCGCCCAGGCCCCGCTCGCTGGAGCTCAGCTCGGAGACGATTTCAATTTCGGCCCGCTCGACTTCGTGGATCACCATC from bacterium includes the following:
- a CDS encoding tetratricopeptide repeat protein, with the protein product MPQYNRPPKAKAARPDEFISFFDHLTRYFLKHQMKLWALVGAALLAFGAYTLYQYRIGQKMNTLSLDYWKADEAPSGESLSAWQRVEKLNPPRPLKDVVGLRLGSAFSGQQNWKDAAAALQDPAGHSFALQSVARLARAAALENSGDTAKAMEVYRSVADKAEDPFRFRAKLGLARGYFAQGENGEAEKILFSLVIKGSDAPEPVQNAAWAQLAAMKVPGKLAESAPETQTP
- a CDS encoding cytidine deaminase, giving the protein MSGCEELKIRATEAMAKAYAPYSSYHVGAALLTRSGKIYSGCNVENASFGASICAERVAIFKAVSEGEAEFAAMAITAQEDPDVVPCGICRQVLWELAGDIDLLLGSGDSAKVVKLSSLYPEPFKKA